DNA from Grus americana isolate bGruAme1 chromosome 6, bGruAme1.mat, whole genome shotgun sequence:
GAACTATTTGGGATTAATGTGCAAAACAAGTTCAATTCTGAGCCTCTTTCTCCTTAGCACAGGCCCTGCGTGGCCccagaggagggcaggaggtcTGGATGTCTGTGCCAGGACAGGTGCCCCTTTCCTagtgccctgcagcccctgccctggcccctgTGCTTCACCAGCCCCCTGCCATCTCTGTAGCCACAGTGAGAGGCAGTGCCGGTGCCTGGCAGCCTTGCGTTTATTCTGCGGCCACGGTGCTGCAGCTGAGGGTCTTGTTGAAAAGGGGTTGGTCGAGGAAGAGCAGGAGGGGGACAGGGGGTGCCCCCTCCAGCTCCAGAACTGTGATGTTGTTGGGGCGGCCAACATGCAGCACTGAGCCGGGCACAAAGAGGGTCTGCTGAGGGCCACGGCAGGGCCAGTACCGGCCCAGGTTGAAGCCGTTTATCCACAGCTGGCCCTGGAAGATGGAGATGGGACTGAGCTGTGCCCCTCGCCACCCTCATCCCCTCTCCCAGCTATGCACCACCTTACCTTGCTCCAACCTGGGAACTTCACGAAGGTGTCCCAGGCAATGCCAGGGGTCTCAAAGGTCCCGGTGTAGAAGGCTGGCCCTGATTTGCCACTGCTGCTCGATTTCGGCAGGGCAGTGTGGGGCCAGCCCTGCTGGATGGCACTGTCTATGGCCAGGGGGTAGATCAGCCAGTTGCTGAGAGGGCTGGAGTCCAAGGAGAGGTTCCCCAGCAAGCCCTGAGATAGAGCAGGGGAGAAAATGAGGCAGCAGGGTCTGCCCTGGGCAGGAGGATGCTTGGCTTCCCCAGGGCACGTTCCCCTCACAGCAACAAAGGCGGGATGGGATCCCCTCCGAGGGGGTGCACTGCCCTGGCCGCCATGGTGGCATAAGTGGGAGAAAGGGATGCCAGTCACGCAGCCTTATCCTGGTCCTGGCAGGTTTGCCAGGGGATGGGGTGAGATTAACCAGGGAGCAGGTATGGGGGTGGCTCTGCCGTGGCTGGGGTCTGTCGTGGGTGGCAGGAGAGGGGGCGTTTGGCCATGCAGGCGCCCAGGCCACTCCTCCAGAGCCCCAGGACCCTCTTCCCTCACCTTGAAGTCACTGACGTTGGCCCCGAAGCTGATCCTGCCCATGTTCTCCAGGAGTACGTCCAGGgtgtcccctgccctgcccgtcACAGGCAGTGTTGTCTGCCCATCCCGCTCCAGCGTCCCCCTGTActcctgcagccacagggtcAGCGCTGCTGCCCCATGCCCACTTCCCACCACCCCGATCGCTGCTGGCAGCCTGCAGCATAGCATCCCCCCAGTGCTAGCCCAGGGCTGCCCTCTGCCCCTTAAAAGGGGCAAATTTGGGCCAGAGGGCTACCCCACAAGCTCTCAGCATGCTGGCTGTCCCCAAGACCCTGTCATGGCAcggccctgctgccagcaggtcCCACAGCCCTCCCGAGCACTGGGCCAGGGATGGGTGTGCTCCCGCAGCCTCACCTTCTGCAGCATCACGTAGCCGCGGTCGCAGATGCTGTGGGGAGGAGCACCCAGCGTGGCCAGGTCCGGGACATCCCAGGGCAGCTGTGTGCGGTACACCACAAAGCCATGGGTCTGCAGGACACAGCAGAGCGACTCAGGAAGGGAAACAGGGCTGGAGATGAGCTCCGCTCCTCCAccccagagccagggcagggcagacaAACTTAGGAGTGTCTCCCCCGGTGTCCCTCACTGCACCCAGCCCCTCACCTGCTTTATGGCCTCAAAGGTGAGGGGGAACTGGCTCTGGATGGGCCCAGAGGGGCACAGTACATCCAAGACATCCAGGAGATCAGCATACTGTAAAGAGAGGGATGGGAGCGGGGCAGCCGGGCAGTGCCAGGCAGGGGCAGCACAGCCCTTGGGGCAGGCACTCACCTTCTGCAGGGCCACCCAGCCGTAGGTATACTTGGGGGTGGCAGGTGGCATCGGACCGACTGGCAGGGGCTGGAACTAAACAGCAAACCATCAGCTGCCCCCCCGGGGCAAGCAGGGAgatgtcccctgccctgccaagtccctctgtgtcccccttcttccctgccacaggcagTGGTGCCCAGTACTGTCCCCCTCCTCCCGCCGGGCTCAGCACCTTGCTGATGACCGTGCGGATGGCAAACAGCTTCTCGGTGGGGTCTCCTGCCTCTGAGAGGGGAGCATCATAGTCGTAGCTGGTGGTCACTGGTTTGTACTGATCTTTGAAGTCAGCACCTGGCCAGGGAAGCGatgggagctggaggaaggggcTCTGACAGAGCTCAGGGCATGGAACCCAGCCCCAGGCTGGCTGCAATGCAATGGGGGGGGCAGGACCCTGGGACAAAAGGAGTCCCCGGTGGGGGGGACAAGCTTGGGTTCAGGGGCCCTTGGGTATGTGTCAGCCTGCCCCGTGGGACAGAACAGGAGCGTGAAACAGGCTCCTCAGGGATTGCCAAGGaaagcacccccagccccgcagtgtgccccccctccccagggcagggccCTACTCACCGCTCCAGTAGGCAAAGTTTGTCCCCCCGTGGAACATGTACCTATGGGACACCCCAGAGAGCCCCATCAGCACCCCCACAGACCCCGTGGGGGCTCACCAGGCGCTGCCTGCTGCACCTGcagtcccagccctgcctgcctccccctgccccaagccctgcagGACGAAGGCAAGTGGCGATGCCCACTCCAATGCTGACAGATGGGAGGGCATCACCCCCCCGGCTGTGCCCGCTGCCAGCTGACTACTTGCATGTTAACGctggctcccagctgcagcatgtCCTCCAGCCCCCGGGCCACCTGCGCCGAGCTAGTGCTGGCGTGCGCCTCCCCCCAGTAGTCCAGCCAGCCCGTGTAGTACTCAGAGTTCACCTGGGGGAGAAAGGGACCGTCACCTGCCCGGAGCTGGGGCTCTGGCACCCCTCTGTCAGCCACATCTCCCCTGCTCACCTGcagcctggccccagcccccctacCTCCCCAAAACCATCGCGGGTCATTCCCCACCACGGTACCCACGCCACGCTCACCAGGGGCCCCTTCGGCTCAACCTGGCGCTGGGCACCAAACGCCTCCGTCACGTTGGAGTCTGTAGAGGTGGCAGGAGGTAGGTTGGAGCAGGAAGGAGCTGGGACTCCTatcctctctcctccttccccataGGGGTACCTGGCCCAAAGTCAATGGTGGCATAGAGGCCCTGCAGCGTGCCGCAACGCAGCTCCTCCACCCGTGTGCTGTCGGTGGTGAAGAGCAGCACGTCGCTCCCCAGCAGTGCCCGGAAGGAGCCCAGCAGGTGCCGCAGGTACTCATAGTCGCAGGCGTAGTAGCTTCCATATTCATTCtccacctgggagcagggcaggggccggCACCCAGCGTGCATGCGGCAGGGCTacagccagggagcaggcacAAGGAACCagctccccccttccctcccgaCATCATCAGATGTCGTCACAGCCCCCAGGTGCATCCCAAGACTGACCTTCCAGCCCCACCGtgccccccagctctgccagtgtCCCTCAAACCACAACCGGGGTGGTGGCAGGTACCCCAGAGTCGCAGCCCGTCGAGATAAATCCCTCCCGACCACTGGACCTGGGTTTATCTGAGAGCTGTGCTGGATGAGGGCACGATGtagggggtgcagggggattTCTGGGGCACACCCAAACATTACACAGAGCAGATCAGGGGCCGGCTCCCACAACACCCTACCTGCACGCTGATGATGTTCCCTCCATTCTGGTACAGCCGTGGCTTGACCTTGGGTAGCAGGACGTGGAGCCAGGAGTCCACAGCTGCCAGGTaggctggggagagagagggcAGCTCAGCCTGGCCACAGTGTTCACCCCAGCCCACTCACAACCAGCCctgccaggaggaggatggaagaGATGGGGCAGTGCTGAGCACGGTGGGGAAGCAGCCGTGAAGGACAAACAATGGAGCTTGCAAAAGATGGAGAAGAGGATGGGAGAGACCACACATGTGGGGCTTCCAGGTGCGTGGAGAGAGATCAGCATGCCAGGACTGGCACCAGCCTGTAAGGACACCATGGCCAGAGCCCCATACCAAGGCTCACCAGGGTCAGAGGAGCGCAGGACGATGTCTGGTTTCCACAGCAGCCATGCAGGCAGGCCACCCTGGAGAAACACgcacagcagagagggaggCACACAAACTGCTCAGCAGCCTGGACTGGCACAGTTGAAACCCAGCCAGCGCAATGCTAACACTCGGTGCTGGAGCGGTGTGTGCCACGGGGTGGCAGCCTGGCTGGCGTGGCACCAGGGTCAGCGTGCCAGCCAGAAGGGCCAACCCTGCTGTGCCCTTCCAGGCCACCCGTCACCCCCCCATGCCAGGCCGGGGGGGCTGGGACTCACCATCTCCCACTCCGCACAGATGTAGGGCCCCGGCCGCAGGATCACCAGAAGCCCCAACTCGGCTGTCAGATCCAGGAAGGCTTCCACATCCCGGTCCCCAGCAAAGTCATAAACCCCCGGCAGCGGCTCGTGGTAGTTCCAGGGGACATAGCTGGGGCGAGAGAGGACATCAGCATGCCGAGGCTAAGGGCATCCTGGTACAACAGGGAGCTGTCTCACAGGCTGGTCCCTCTGCTCCTTGGAACTGGCCTCCAGCCTGAGCTGAGGATGGCAACTGGGGCTGGACTGGGACTAGCCCAGGCTCATGTTTGTGTTTGGCAGGAGCATTCTGGGGGTCACAGTCAGCCCAGTGCAAGGGCTGGTACCTGCTCCCTGTGATCAGGCAACACCCTTGCCTCTGCCCCTACTTCGGGGACCCCAGAGACCCTGAGGAGCCATAGTGGCTGCGGGCTGTGCGCTGTCAGGGCTGCCCCTGTCGCTTACACCTGCACAGCGTTGAGCCCGCTCATGTACATCTTGAGGAGCCGGTCCCTCCAGGCAGGGCGCGGGACACGGGCGTAGTGGATGCTGCCTGAGATGTAGCGGAAAGGGGCACCATCCTTGCGGAAGCAGTCCTCCTCGTAATCCAGCTGGAAGGAGCGTGCTGGGGGGGAAGCCTGTGGGAcaggggcagtgctgggggggctgcagacTCTCCCCAAGCCCAGCCACCCCCTCCCACGCTCCCTGGGACAGGGACTGACGAGGGCTGGTTCCTGGGAGGGACCATCCCGGGGGCACGCTCCCCATCCTTGGTGCAGGGACAAGGCAGGCACCAGGCTGTCCCGAGAACAGGAGGGATAAGCAGAGCAGCCATTTGCATCGCCTgatgcccccccccgccctgctaATTAAACACcctgcagctgagctggtgGCATTTTAGGGGacgggtgctgctggggacgGGTGttgggagggcaggcagggaacTGGGAGTGCAAGCGGGAAACTGGGAGTGCAAGCGGGAAACTGGGGCGGGACATGGGCTGCAGCAGAAGGGAACCATAGCAGGAAGAGCAGGAACAAGGGGGAGGAAAGCAAGGCAGATCCCAGAGCAGTTCCCGCCAGGTCCTTCACAGCTCAGCCCCATGTGCTTCTCCCAAACTTTCCACCCGCGTTTGCTAACCTGCGTGTGCAGaagccccactgccagcagcaggatgagAGCCATCCTCGTTGGGCGCTCGGCAAGCCTGGGGCGGGGGATGAAGTGGGGGTGGACACCACAATCACATGATCCTTCTCCACCAGCGCCAGGCGCTTCCTCCGGGTCCTAAGTGCAGGCAGCTGGATCAGCAGCACAGTTGCTGGGGGCGATGTGGGTTAGGGGGTTGGCGGCTCTGTTCCCCCGCCGCGCCTTGGCCAGCCACGCATCATCCCTAAAGCCCACCCATCACGGGATGCAGGCAGCACACCACCGCTCAAGCCAGCGGGACacatcccagtgccccccagggTGGTGGGTGACACACACAGAGGGACAAGGAGCCTCATCAAAGTGTCACCACCAGACAAAATGGCTTCGAGGGAGCTCAGCCCACTTGTTTCATCAGAGGTGGTGATGGAAACCCCAGTTATAGCTCCGGTAgatgaaggagaggaaaacgTGCCTGTACCGAGGCCTCTGGCGACAGAGCTGGTGACAGGGGGGCTGCGGAGGTGTCACAGCTCAGGGCAAGGAGGTGATGCCCTCGGGGATCAGCCCTGCTGGGGTGGCCTCGCCATCTCTGTTCCTGCACCGCCGACCTGCCCGCCCGGGCGAGGGGCTTGGCTCACCGGGGCCAGCtccggggagcggcggggctgCCGCTGCCACCGCCACGGCTCGCAGCCGGGGGACGCCACCGCGCCGGGGACACCGCGTTCCACCC
Protein-coding regions in this window:
- the GLB1L gene encoding beta-galactosidase-1-like protein; protein product: MALILLLAVGLLHTQASPPARSFQLDYEEDCFRKDGAPFRYISGSIHYARVPRPAWRDRLLKMYMSGLNAVQVYVPWNYHEPLPGVYDFAGDRDVEAFLDLTAELGLLVILRPGPYICAEWEMGGLPAWLLWKPDIVLRSSDPAYLAAVDSWLHVLLPKVKPRLYQNGGNIISVQPCRMHAGCRPLPCSQVENEYGSYYACDYEYLRHLLGSFRALLGSDVLLFTTDSTRVEELRCGTLQGLYATIDFGPDSNVTEAFGAQRQVEPKGPLVNSEYYTGWLDYWGEAHASTSSAQVARGLEDMLQLGASVNMYMFHGGTNFAYWSGADFKDQYKPVTTSYDYDAPLSEAGDPTEKLFAIRTVISKFQPLPVGPMPPATPKYTYGWVALQKYADLLDVLDVLCPSGPIQSQFPLTFEAIKQTHGFVVYRTQLPWDVPDLATLGAPPHSICDRGYVMLQKEYRGTLERDGQTTLPVTGRAGDTLDVLLENMGRISFGANVSDFKGLLGNLSLDSSPLSNWLIYPLAIDSAIQQGWPHTALPKSSSSGKSGPAFYTGTFETPGIAWDTFVKFPGWSKGQLWINGFNLGRYWPCRGPQQTLFVPGSVLHVGRPNNITVLELEGAPPVPLLLFLDQPLFNKTLSCSTVAAE